A segment of the Acidobacteriota bacterium genome:
TCAACAGAGATGATGTTTACATTGCAAATGTTCTCAAATGCAGACCACCGAATAATAGAAATCCAAAAGCTCCAGAGATTGAACAATGTAAAAAATATTTAATAAAGCAGATAGAGATTATAAATCCAAAAGTTATCATAGCTTTGGGAAAAATAGCGTCGAGTACACTTTCGGGAGAAAACATTTCAATTTTATCAAGAAGGGGGGAAATACTCTATTTTAAAAACATTCCATTGATTCCTACCTTTCATCCTGCATTCATTCTAAGAAATAGACATCAGGAGAAAATGCTCAAAAAACTTGTTTGGAAAGATATAAAAACAGCTTTGAAAATAATCAACAGGGTCTAAATGAATAATCAACTCGTTGAAGTTGCCCTTCCTTTACCAATAATAAATAATTTCATATATAAAGTGCCTGAAGATTTAAGGGATAAAGTTTCAACAGGAAAAAGGGTGAGGGTTTCTTTTAAGAACAGGCATTATACAGGATTCATAGTGAATTCCTCACCAGAACAGACCATCTCAGGAGAAATAAAAGAAGTGGAAGAAATCATAGATGATGAGGTATTGATAACAGAGGATGTTTTTCTTATGTGTAAAAAAGTTTCAGAGTATTTTTTTTGCAGCTTAGGAGAATTGTTATCTTCGATACCTTTGTCTAATAGAAAGGCAGAGTTTAAAGACCTTTCCAGATCAGAAAATCTCGAACTTAAAAGAATTCCAGATATTTTAATAGAATTTCTTAAGGAAAAAAAACCTTTATTAATAAAGGGGTCTCGGGATGAAAGAATAAATATGTATATAGCCCTTGCAATTAATGAAGTAGAAAAAGGGAAAAATGTCTTGATCCTATTTCCTGAGGTTTCTGATCTTGAATACTTTGAAGAAATAATTAGACCTCAAAGACTCAAGACTTCATTTATTTCCGGAAAATTAAGCAAGAGGAAAAAAGAAATTGAATGGGTTGAGATAAAAAATGGAATGAGAACCATTATTTCAGGAACATTTCCTGTTCTTTTTTATTCTATCCCAAATTTATCTCTGATAATAATCGATGGAGAAGAGGGTCTTTCTTACATAAAACAGAACAGTCCAAAATATAATATAAAAGAAGTTGCTTTTATTAAAGCTCAGCTTATGAACTCCTCAATTATCCTCGGCTCTGATTCACCTTCTGTGGAATCCATTTTTAAAGTAAAAAGAAAAGATTTTTCTTTCTACGAGCTTGACAATGACAGAAAGAAATCTTTAAGGGTCAAATTTTTGAGGTCTAAAAAAGTAATATCTGATGAATTAAAAAACGAAATAGATAAAAATCTTAAGCAAAAAAATAAGATGATTTTTTTTGTTAACAGGAAGGGCTTGGGAAGTTTTTTGGTCTGCAATAATTGTGGTTTCATAAAGAATTGTAAAAATTGTAATATTCCCCTTCGTTTTCATCAGGAGAATTTATTAATATGTCATTTTTGTGGATATTCAGAAAATGTGGAGAGATTATGTCCTGGATGTAAATCAAAATTGAGAGCAGTTGGATGGTTTGGAACTGAGAGGGTCTACCATGAATTGAAATCAATTTATCCGGAAAAGAAAATAGAAATTTTAGACCTCGAAAGATGTAGAAGTAAGAAAGCTCAGAACAAGATATGGCAAGAATTTCTTTACAATAATACAGAGATAATGATTGGAACTCAATTAATTTTAAGTTATAAGCATTTTGATAGGATTAGAATTCCTCTATTAGTGCTCCTGAATCCTGAATCAAGTCTATCTTTTCCAGATTATAGGTTTTCAGAAAATACTTTTCATATAATTGATAAATTACTTCTTTCAGTTGAAGATGAAGGAAAGGTAATAGTCCAGAGCAGTGGACATCTTCATTACAGTATAATTTCTCCTCTTTCATTCAACAATGATTTATTTTATAAAGAAGAGTTATTATATAGAGAAATTATGCAGTATCCTCCCTTTTTCTCAATTGTCAAATTATTAATTCCAGGAAGGAAAAGGAGAAGTATTGGCACAAAAGCCAGAAAAATATTGGAAACAATAAAAATACATGAAAATGGGTTTAAAGTTTATGGTCCAAATTTCGCTCCGATTTCCAAATTAAAAGGATTATGGAGGGTTCAGCTGATTTTAAAAGGAGATATAACTGAGATAAGGAAATTTCTCAGAGAGAACATCGATGTATTCTTAAAGGAAAAAATCAACATCGAGATAAATCCTCTCTCCACTCTCTGATACACTTTTTTCAGATAAAATTTTTAAATTTAGGTTTTAGATAATTTTATTTGTATTTCCTCTGATATTTTTTTCCATACCTCTAAATCTACGGATAAGAAAGCTTCAATAATTTTAGGGTCAAATTGAGTTCCGGAGTTTTTCTTAATTTCCTCTCTGGCATATTCAAAAGAGTAAGCCTTTCTGTAGGGCCTATCCGAAGTTAATGCATCTAAAGCATCGGCTACAGCAAAAATTCTCGCCCCTAAGGGAATTTCATCGTTTTTCTTTCCATAAGGATACCCTGTTCCATCATAATTTTCATGATGGTAAAGAACTATGATCGAAGCGGGTTGAAGGAATTTAACTTTCCTCATCATGTTATAACCAATCTCTGAGTGTGTTTTCATTGTTTCCCATTCTTCCGGGGATAACTTCTCTGGCTTTCTGAGGATATAATCTGGAATCGCAATCTTACCAATGTCGTGCAATAAAGCTGCTCTTCGAAGAGTGATAAGTTCATCTTTATCTTCAATACCATAAGATTCAGCTATTTTTATTGCATATTCAGTTACTCTATTGGAATGACCATGGGTCTCAGTATCTCTGAAATCAAGAGCAAGTATCAAGGAATTTAAAGTTTCATTGTATGTCTCGTTTAGTTCCTCTAACGCTTTTTTTAATTCATTTGTTCTCTCCTCAACCATCTCCTCCAGATGTTTCTGGTATCTTAGATTCTCCAGAACAAGCCTTCTTTTTTCAAGACCTCTTTTTACATTTATTACAACTTCTGAGAGTTTAAATGGTTTTATCACGTAATCATAAGCACCAAGAGTCATTGCATCTATAGCAATGTTGATATCTTTAAGAGCTGACATCATAATAATTCCCATGTGAGGGTCAATCTCCTTTAGCTCTTTGAGCAGTTCAAGGCCGCTTTTGCCTGGCATTCTTATATCAGTAATTAGTAAAGAAAAATTATTTTCTCCCTTAAAAATTTTTAGAGCCTCTTCAGCATTAGATGCTGTAACACATTCATAACCTTGGCCTTCAAGAAATTCTAAAAGTAACTCTCTTATTGTTTCTTCATCATCAACTATCAAGATTTTTTCTTTCTCCATAGGACAGATATTATATTTATTTTATTTTTATTTGTAAATTAATATGATTATCATTAGTGTTTATTATACTTATACCAATAATTAATATGTAGGGCAAGCCTTTAGGCTTGCTTATTTTGCAGGGCTAAAGCCCTGCCCTACATGAGTTTATTTATTGCCATTAGTATAATAAAAAAGATAAACGTTATAATTCAATTGGTTAATATATTCAAAATTTCAAAAGGGGTGTTAAAAAGATAATCAGGGTTTGCTTCCATTAATTTTTTCTTGCTCATAGTTCCCCATAAGGCTCCTCCTGTCACGACTCCTGCTAATCTTCCTGATGTAATGTCTAAAAAAGAATCTCCAACATGAAGCACATTTGAGGGAGAAATTTGAAGTTCTTTACATAATTTCAAAACTCCCTCAGGGCTTGGTTTTGGATTTTTTAAATCTTCACTTGAAACAAGAGAATCTATGTGTTCAGCTAATCCCTTCTCTTTGATTAAAAATAAGGAAAGCTCCCTTCCCCTTCCTGTAAATATTCCAATTTTCTTGTTTCTCCTCTTTATTTCAATGATTGTATCTGGGAATCCATCATATAAGTTTATTTCATCCAATCTATCCATAAACATTTTGAGATATTCATTGAAGCATTTTTCTAAATCATCTTTTCTTACAAAATCTGAAAATATTTTCTTCTCAGAAGGTCCGAGGAGAAGATATATTTCATCGGGAGTGAAATCCCGCTTTCCCCATTTCTTTAAAACTTTTATAAAGGCATCTATCGTCACAGGGTAAGAATCAATTATGGTTCCATCGAGGTCAAATATAATTCCTTCAAATTTCATAGAGAAATATTTATTAAATATATAGTGCTCCTCATATAAAAACAATAAATAATTTGTAGGGCAACCCTTTAGGGTTGCTTAATGCAAGGCTAAAGCCATGCCCTACATGTCAACTTATTTAATTCGTTTGTATTAAATAATTTAATATCCAAATCCGAACAATATAACTCCTATGAGGAGTCCTATAATTATATTAAAAAATTTAATATAAAAGAAATCTTTTATTGAATACGATAACATCGGAAGCATGCCATGACCATCCTGCGCAAAAGCACTTACAAAGAGAACTGAGAAAGGTATCATTCCCTTTGAGAACATCATAACAAATATTAAATGGGGTCCAGATTCAGGTAGTATTGCAAGAGCTGCAGCAAATAGAAATACAAGTAATAGATTATTTTTTACAAATGTCTCAAGATTCCAGAATTTCATAAGAAACTCAATCGACAGAAGAGTTAAGAATGTCCAGATAAATAATTTCCACAGATGCTTTTTTAACAGATGGTCCCAAACGTGGACTTTTAGATAATGAGAAAAAGAAAAATCCTCAGCATGATATTCTTGAAGAACACATTCAGTGCAGGGCTTTATCTTAAATAGGGGGTAGATATAATCTATGAGAATTCCAAAGATAATCCCAGAAATAAATAAAAGTAGAAATAAAAAAAGAGCTTTTTTGGGAAATAATGAAATCATTACAAATGCTTCATCTCCTGATGAGGCAATCATTCCTCCAGTAATCGCTCCAAAACTTATAAGTCTGTGTATATAAAGGGAAACATTCGTAAATCCACCAAAACATCCAGGTATAGTTCCCAGAAAAGAGGCTGTAACATATTGCATGTATTTTTTATTTTTTAAAAATTCATCAAGCTTTCCTTTCGTAAACACTGAAACAACATCTATGGTAATCATCGTCAATAAAACCAGGAATGTGATCTCCAGTGTTTCTTTAATTACTTCAGGGAAAAGTTCACTCATCTCCCTGACCTCACATAATTTGCAATCGTCTCATGGGTTGCAAACCATACATTTTGAAAAGAGATTATATACTGAATAAGTTTCTCAAGCATTAAAATCCTTGACCTGTGTCCGATTATTTGAGGATGCATGGTTAGAACAAAAGTGATTCCTTCATCATATGCCTTTGCAAATTCTCCTTTCCAAATTGAAAGAACATCATCAGGGGTAGAATGGGGTCTTATAGGGGAGAATCTGTCCATTCCAAAATAGGGATAATCATCCAGAATCCATTCAACAGGAATCTCTACTATTCCAGAAGACTTCCCTTCATAAAGAATCTCATAGGGCTTGTCATCAGCCATTAAACTGCTGTCATAGATCAATCCCAATTCCATTATTATTTTAAGTGTTGATGGGCTGAAATCCCATGAAGGAGTTCTTATACCAGAAGGAGCTTTTCCAGTTATTTCCTTCAAGGTTTCATAAGCTTTTTTCATCACTTCTCTTTCATCTTCCTCGGATAGTAAGGAATTTCTTTCATGAATCCATCCATGCATTCCAATCTCATGCCTTTTTTTATTCATTATAGCTTTTATTTCCGTCGGATGTAGTTTTGCACTTATGGCAGGTATAAAAAAAGATACAGGAATTCCGTATTTATCCAAGAGATTAAGAATTCGATAAATCCCTGTTCTTGCTCCATATTCTCCCTGGGAAAGAAGAGAGGGAGAGGTTCTATTATCCCTTAAAGCTATTGTTTCAGTGTCAAAATCAAAAGATAATGCCACAGCTACTTTAGCTCCATTCGGCCAGTATTTCGGGTTTAAATCCTTGCCGGCTCTTACTTTGTTGACTATATTCTGAACTTTATCGAATGGAAATTTCCATGGAATTTCCTCCTGTTGAGCTGAAACTTTAATAAAAGCAAAGAAGATTATAAAAATAATACTCAGAATTAAGAGAAAATTTTTTAAAGTTAAATATTTCATTTATTCCTCCAGATTAATTAGATTTTAAGATTGGATTTTATATAAGATTTGTAAACGATGCAACAAATGGTTGGTTTTTATATTTTTCAAAAAGATTTAGTTTAATTTTGATGAGAAAAATTAGATAAAATTATTTTTATATATTGTATAATTTTTAAAGTTTAATTAAATTATCCAATATATGGAATTAATAGCAATGCGAGGAAAGGATGATTAGAAAAGTTAAAAATAAAATAATTTTTACAAGTGCTTTGATATTCATAGTAAGTATTTGTATTTTAGTTTTAGTCGCATTTGCAAGCAAGAATATAAAAAACGTGGTTGTTTCAGAGAAACAAAAAAGAGTAAAACCTGGAGTGGAAGTTTTTCTTGAGAACAATTTAGCTCTTGTTAAAGGTAAAAAAGTGGGGTTGATAACAAATCCAACTGGAGTGGATAGTAATTTACAAAGTATAATTGAGCTTTTTTACAATAACCCAGAAATTAATCTTGTGGCTTTGTATGGCCCTGAGCACGGAGTAAGAGGAAATGCCCAGGCTGGAGAATATGTTCCTTTTTACATGGATGAAAAATATAAACTCCCTGTATTCAGCCTTTACGGACAATCCATGAAACCTGAGCCAGGAATGCTAAAAAATATAGATGAATACATGCGCTCGTTCGATACCACAAAGACAGGGAAGATTCCTGAAAGTTCAATGGTTAAAAGAATAGATGTGATGATTTTTGACATTCAGGATGTAGGTACGAGAGTTTATACATACATTGCAACGATGGCTTATTGCATGCAGGCCTGCGCTGAAAATGGGATTGATTTTATAGTTTTAGATAGACCAAATCCTATAAATGGGTTAAATATTGAAGGCCCAATACTGGAGTATCCAGAATTTAGTTCTTTTGTGGGTCTTTATCCGATACCTGTAAGACATGGAATGACTGTCGGAGAATTGGCAAAATTTTTCAACGATAAATTTTTTGAAAAAAAGGTAAATTTAACGGTTATTCCAATGAAAGGATGGAGAAGGGAGATGTGGTATGATGATACATCTCTTCCCTGGGTGATTCCATCCCCAAACATGCCCACACTTGATACAGCAACTGTCTACCCTGGTCAGGTTTTCTTGGAAGGTACAAACATATCTGAAGGTAGAGGAACAACAAAGCCCTTTGAAATTTTTGGTGCTCCATGGATTGATGGATATGAGCTAATTAAAAAACTCAATGAGCTAAATCTTTCAGGAATAAAGTTCAGGGAAGCTTGGTTTAAACCTACATTTTCAAAGTATCAAGGAGAATTATGCGGAGGAGCACAGATATATGTAACTGACAGAAATCAATATAAACCGTTTGAATCCACACTTTACATAATAAAAACAATAATGGATATGTATCCGAATAATTTCAGATTCCATAAGGACTACTTTGATAAAATAATGGGAAACCCAAAGATAGGAGAAGCTCTTGAAAAAGGTATTGATGTAAAAGAGATGATAAAAAGTTATAAAAAAGATTTAGATAATTTTTATAAGCTGAGGGAATCTTATTTACTGTATGAATGAGGTGAAAAATTGTTAAAAAATAAATCCATAAGATTTAGCTTTATAACTTTTCTTATTTTTTTATCGATTTTAGTGGGTTATTTCATGAATATCTTCCCAGCCAATCAACTTTTTCTAAATCCTATTATCTTGTCAAAATTTTATTTTAAGAGGAGTTTTAGGGATATGGCACTAACGTCTTCAAAAGGGAAGGAGAGCTATATTTTAAAATTGCTTAGAATAAAACCTTCAGAACAATCTTTAGACTATGTTAAAAATAAAAAGGAATTTCATCTCCATAACCTCATTACAGAACAGAGGCATCCTAAAACCTGGAGTTTAAGCTTTAGGATAAAATCCGATACCTCAGCTGGGCTGGAAATGCTTTTCTCTGTGGATAAAGATATATCTGCGAAGATCCTTGAGCTTTCTGAAAACAGTGAGAAAATTGAGCAAGCAGTTGAAGCTGTAGAAAAAGCAATTATTGAAAAAAGAAAAATATATATTTATGGATGTGGAGCAACAGGAAGGTTAGCCAAGCAAATGGAGAGTACTTTCTGGAGGCCATTCTGGAGAAAACTTAAATCAAGCCCTCTATGGGAAAAAATAAAAATTCATTTGGCTGAGGGTGTTGAAGAGCAGCTTATAGGTGAGATGACAGGGGGGGACAGGGCATTGATTAGCTCTTTAGAGGGATTTGAAGATTTACAATTGATAGGATATCTTCAGTTAAAAGACAGGGGTATTGAGAAAGGAGATGTTGTTTTCTGTGTAACAGAAGGAGGGGAAACTTCCTCTGTGATAGGTACAATACTTGCTGCCCTCAATCAGTATGGAAAATTGGATAAAGAGAAAATAGAAGTTGCGAGAAAAAATCTTTATTTTATTTACAATAACCCTGATGAAGTTTTGATTCCTTTTGAAAGAAGCAGGGCTGTGATTGAAAATCCGGCCATAACAAAGATAAATTTAGCTACAGGACATCAGGCAATTACCGGCTCCACCCGAATGCAGGCAACTACCATCGAGACTTTTGTAATGGGTATTATACTGGAAGAGGCTATCTATCTCGTATTACAAAGATTTCTGACTGAATCAGAGATGTTTCAGCTCGGCTTTTCTCCTGGCTTAACCATTGAAGAAAGGCTTAAAAGTTTCAACAATGTTCTGGAATCAGTTTTGAAAGCAAGGAATTCCCTTGCTTCATTCACTGATCTTGAGGCTGAAACATATAAAAACCAAAGATTTTTAACATATTTTGCTCAAAAAGGTCTTATCACTGTCTTTATCGATAGCACAGAACGGAGCCCAACTTTTAGACTATTTCCTCTTGATACTGTGATGGAGCCGGAAAGAAGGTGCTGGATTCAGGTCTGGACACCAGCAGGCAATCTAAAGGAAGCTTGGAAAAGTTTTCTTGGAAGGCCATTTAGAGGTCTTAATCCATCAATCTATGAAGCTCCTTTTTCAACGGATATAAAAGATCCATTTTTAAAGGAAGCAGCCCTCAAAAGTCTGAAGCACGCAGGAAATGACCAGGAGAATCTTTATGATTTCTCCTTTTCTGATTTTAACATAAAGAACAGATCACCAAAGGAGGGGGATTTAGGAGTTGTTGTGTGCATGGGAGAAGAGGTGGATAAATTAAAAGAGCCATCTTTTCCCTTTAGAAGATTTATCTCCTTTTTTAAAGAAAGAAAAGCTAATGTAGTGCTTTTACTTATAACTGATAAGCAACAAAATGAAGTTCATGAAATAATCCAGAATATGAAAGAAATTAAAGGAAAAGATGTATCTTTTATTCTTCCCATTGGTGAGGAAAATGACCCCATTGGTCTCAGGCAGAATATAGGTCTTAAGATGCTCCTTAATGCTCATTCCACTGCAGTTATGGCAAAATTAGGAAGAGTTATCGGAAATACAATGACAAATGTTAGCCCCAGCAATTTAAAGCTTATAGGTAGAGCTACATATCTCATCCAGAGCCATGTAAATGATGCCCTTTCTCAAGATGAATGGATAGAAAAATATGGGAGGTCTGATTTTATCAGTTATGAAGAAGCTAATGCAGTCCTTTTTGATGCCATTGAGTTTATAAAGAAAGATCAAAGTCAGAGTCAAACAGCTGAAGTTGCATTGTCTATAATCAGAATTCTTGAGGCTTTAAGAAAGAAGGATTATGTTAGCTGGAATGATGCTTTTTCCATCCTGGAAACTGAAGGCTTTGAGAAATACCTTCTTACTCATAACCCCTCCCTTAGAAGATAAAATTTAATTATTCTTATTCAAGCCATATTTTTACAGATTCATCTTCTTCATCAATCTCGATTAACTCCATTCGACCGAGTGATTTCAATTCTTTGAATAATTTCTGAAAGTCAATCTCCTTTTCATCACATTTTACTTTTGGATGAATGTTTGAATTAAAAATGATTTCAAGCACAGAAATGGGCATGATTATTTTTACTCTTGTTTTTCTTGCTATTTTATCGAATACTTCAATTTTAAGCCATTTTGCTTCTTCAAATTTTTTTGTATCAAGGCTCTCTTTCTGAGATGAAACTGCTCTTTTTATAAACTTCAAATCTTCTTTATCTTGGCCTGAAATGTTTGAGCTTGATAGCAATAATATCGCTATGATAATCAGAATAAAAAATAAAATTTTTTTCATTTTAACCTCCATTTATTCTATCCAGATTTTTATTATTTCATCCTCTGAATAAATTTCGAGGATTTCCATTTTTTTCATTTCGTAAACTTTCTTCAAAAATTCATCAATATCTTTAATTTTTATCTCTTTCCCATCAATTTTTCCATTTATTTTTGTGTTCTCTTTTGCCACTGCCTTTAAAGCGAGCTCAGCTAATGGAAACGGTATGTTTACAGACACTTCAGGTTCAACTTTTCCTTTCTTGTATATTCTTATTTTAAGAGTTTTTCCCCATGATTCAGATGTTCTTTCGGTAAACCCTCTCAGACTGTTTGGGTCGATTCTTAAAAGAGCTAATTTTGCTCTTTCTTTTAACTCCTCATCTTTTTC
Coding sequences within it:
- a CDS encoding polysaccharide deacetylase, which gives rise to MKYLTLKNFLLILSIIFIIFFAFIKVSAQQEEIPWKFPFDKVQNIVNKVRAGKDLNPKYWPNGAKVAVALSFDFDTETIALRDNRTSPSLLSQGEYGARTGIYRILNLLDKYGIPVSFFIPAISAKLHPTEIKAIMNKKRHEIGMHGWIHERNSLLSEEDEREVMKKAYETLKEITGKAPSGIRTPSWDFSPSTLKIIMELGLIYDSSLMADDKPYEILYEGKSSGIVEIPVEWILDDYPYFGMDRFSPIRPHSTPDDVLSIWKGEFAKAYDEGITFVLTMHPQIIGHRSRILMLEKLIQYIISFQNVWFATHETIANYVRSGR
- the priA gene encoding primosomal protein N', whose protein sequence is MNNQLVEVALPLPIINNFIYKVPEDLRDKVSTGKRVRVSFKNRHYTGFIVNSSPEQTISGEIKEVEEIIDDEVLITEDVFLMCKKVSEYFFCSLGELLSSIPLSNRKAEFKDLSRSENLELKRIPDILIEFLKEKKPLLIKGSRDERINMYIALAINEVEKGKNVLILFPEVSDLEYFEEIIRPQRLKTSFISGKLSKRKKEIEWVEIKNGMRTIISGTFPVLFYSIPNLSLIIIDGEEGLSYIKQNSPKYNIKEVAFIKAQLMNSSIILGSDSPSVESIFKVKRKDFSFYELDNDRKKSLRVKFLRSKKVISDELKNEIDKNLKQKNKMIFFVNRKGLGSFLVCNNCGFIKNCKNCNIPLRFHQENLLICHFCGYSENVERLCPGCKSKLRAVGWFGTERVYHELKSIYPEKKIEILDLERCRSKKAQNKIWQEFLYNNTEIMIGTQLILSYKHFDRIRIPLLVLLNPESSLSFPDYRFSENTFHIIDKLLLSVEDEGKVIVQSSGHLHYSIISPLSFNNDLFYKEELLYREIMQYPPFFSIVKLLIPGRKRRSIGTKARKILETIKIHENGFKVYGPNFAPISKLKGLWRVQLILKGDITEIRKFLRENIDVFLKEKINIEINPLSTL
- a CDS encoding DUF1343 domain-containing protein produces the protein MIRKVKNKIIFTSALIFIVSICILVLVAFASKNIKNVVVSEKQKRVKPGVEVFLENNLALVKGKKVGLITNPTGVDSNLQSIIELFYNNPEINLVALYGPEHGVRGNAQAGEYVPFYMDEKYKLPVFSLYGQSMKPEPGMLKNIDEYMRSFDTTKTGKIPESSMVKRIDVMIFDIQDVGTRVYTYIATMAYCMQACAENGIDFIVLDRPNPINGLNIEGPILEYPEFSSFVGLYPIPVRHGMTVGELAKFFNDKFFEKKVNLTVIPMKGWRREMWYDDTSLPWVIPSPNMPTLDTATVYPGQVFLEGTNISEGRGTTKPFEIFGAPWIDGYELIKKLNELNLSGIKFREAWFKPTFSKYQGELCGGAQIYVTDRNQYKPFESTLYIIKTIMDMYPNNFRFHKDYFDKIMGNPKIGEALEKGIDVKEMIKSYKKDLDNFYKLRESYLLYE
- a CDS encoding HAD-IA family hydrolase yields the protein MKFEGIIFDLDGTIIDSYPVTIDAFIKVLKKWGKRDFTPDEIYLLLGPSEKKIFSDFVRKDDLEKCFNEYLKMFMDRLDEINLYDGFPDTIIEIKRRNKKIGIFTGRGRELSLFLIKEKGLAEHIDSLVSSEDLKNPKPSPEGVLKLCKELQISPSNVLHVGDSFLDITSGRLAGVVTGGALWGTMSKKKLMEANPDYLFNTPFEILNILTN
- a CDS encoding putative manganese transporter yields the protein MSELFPEVIKETLEITFLVLLTMITIDVVSVFTKGKLDEFLKNKKYMQYVTASFLGTIPGCFGGFTNVSLYIHRLISFGAITGGMIASSGDEAFVMISLFPKKALFLFLLLFISGIIFGILIDYIYPLFKIKPCTECVLQEYHAEDFSFSHYLKVHVWDHLLKKHLWKLFIWTFLTLLSIEFLMKFWNLETFVKNNLLLVFLFAAALAILPESGPHLIFVMMFSKGMIPFSVLFVSAFAQDGHGMLPMLSYSIKDFFYIKFFNIIIGLLIGVILFGFGY
- a CDS encoding HD domain-containing phosphohydrolase, encoding MEKEKILIVDDEETIRELLLEFLEGQGYECVTASNAEEALKIFKGENNFSLLITDIRMPGKSGLELLKELKEIDPHMGIIMMSALKDINIAIDAMTLGAYDYVIKPFKLSEVVINVKRGLEKRRLVLENLRYQKHLEEMVEERTNELKKALEELNETYNETLNSLILALDFRDTETHGHSNRVTEYAIKIAESYGIEDKDELITLRRAALLHDIGKIAIPDYILRKPEKLSPEEWETMKTHSEIGYNMMRKVKFLQPASIIVLYHHENYDGTGYPYGKKNDEIPLGARIFAVADALDALTSDRPYRKAYSFEYAREEIKKNSGTQFDPKIIEAFLSVDLEVWKKISEEIQIKLSKT
- a CDS encoding uracil-DNA glycosylase, with amino-acid sequence MKKEILNWLKFFQEIDVENLNLKKNLKKEKLWELEKDVLNCKACPLHEVKINYVFGEGNPGAEILFVGEAPGEDEDIQGRPFVGEAGKLLTKIIEGMKFNRDDVYIANVLKCRPPNNRNPKAPEIEQCKKYLIKQIEIINPKVIIALGKIASSTLSGENISILSRRGEILYFKNIPLIPTFHPAFILRNRHQEKMLKKLVWKDIKTALKIINRV